ACTGACGAAAGTAGAAGCTGTCCTTTTTGGCGTGCTCGTTTTGCTCGCGTACACTGTACTTACGAAAAACACATTTTCCTTTGATGAGGCAGCATTTGTTATACTTTCGACTTTATATCTGGGAATGGGTTTTTATTGTTTTATCGAGATCCGCAATTATAGCGGAATTGGAATTGAGATGATTTTTTATGCAATCGGAGTCATTTGGGCTACTGATTCCGGTGCTTATTTTATCGGGAAGTCTTTGGGAAAGCGAAAGCTCTGGCCGGAAATCAGCCCGAATAAAACAGTTGGCGGCTTCGTGGGCGGAATTATAGTCAGTGTCGTATTCGCTATCGTTTATCAAACGATTACAAGCTTTACAGACTCTTACATACTTATACTTTTCACAACAGTATTTTTATCTATATTTGGACAAATCGGTGATCTAGTGGAATCGGCGTTAAAGCGTCACTATCAGGTGAAGGATTCCGGCCACATATTGCCGGGGCACGGAGGAATGTTCGACCGTTTTGATAGTTTTTTGTTTGTGATGCCGCTTATGTATTTCTTTCTTCGGTTTTTTTAAGGCACATTTAAGCTTCCTGAAGTGGCTGGAAAAGGAGTGTCATTTTGAAAAAAATAAGTATTTTAGGCGCCACAGGTTCGATTGGAATTCAAACATTGGACGTATTAAGGTGCCATCCGGATCAATTTCAGCTTGTTTCGATGAGCTTTGGCAGCAATGTCGAGCAAGCAGTTAAAATCATAAACGAATTTAAACCAGAATATGTTGCAGCGGGCAGTAAAGAAGCCTATGATATATTATCTTCCAATGTATTCTCACATTCTTTTTCGGTGGGGTATGGCGAAGAAGCTCTTGCAGAAGCTGCAGTTTATAAAGCAGATTTCCTCGTCAACGCCCTTGTCGGCAGCGTAGGCTTGGTTCCTACCCTGAAGGCGATTGAAGAAAAAATCCCTGTCGCTTTGGCAAATAAAGAAACTCTTGTCACAGCGGGGCATATAGTAAAAGAACACGCTAAAAGATACAATGTCCCTCTTCTTCCTGTTGACAGTGAGCATTCTGCTATTTTTCAATGTCTGCATGGCGAGCAGCCGAAAACGATAGAGCGTTTAATTATTACGGCTTCAGGCGGAAGCTTTAGGGAAAAAAAACGGGAAGAGCTTGAAGGGGTAACTGTTAAAGAAGCATTAAACCACCCGAACTGGTCCATGGGAGCAAAAATTACGATTGACTCAGCAACAATGATGAATAAAGGATTTGAAGTCATTGAAGCTCATTGGCTGTTTGATATTCCTTATGATAAAATCGAAGTCCTATTACATAAAGAAAGCATTATCCACTCAATGGTAGAATTTAAGGATAGAAGCATTCTGGCTCAACTCGGTTCTCCCGATATGAGGGTGCCGATTCAATACGCACTGACCTATCCAGATCGGCTGTCTTTGCCTTCGGTAAAAAGCTTAAATCTATGGGAAGTAGGGCAGCTGAATTTCAAAAAGGCTGATGAGAAGAGGTACCGTTGCTTACAATTTGCTTTTGAATCAGGTAAAATAGGGGGAACAATGCCTACAGTTCTAAATGCTGCAAACGAAATGGCTGTCGAAGCGTTTCTTAATGGAAGGATTTCCTTCTTACAAATTGAAGAGCTAATTGAATCATCGTTGAATCGCCATCAGGCAATTGCCCGGCCAAATCTTCAGGACATCCAAGAAGTGGACAAAGAGACACGAGCTTTTGTTCAATCATTACTTGCATAAGGTGGTATGTTTGTGAACACGGTTATTGCGTTTATATTAATTTTTGGGACACTCGTTTTTATCCATGAGCTTGGACACTTGCTTCTTGCTCAAAGAGCAGGAATTCTTTGCCGGGAATTTGCCATCGGTTTTGGACCGAAAATTTTTTCCTTTAAAAAGAACGAAACAGTGTATACGATCAGGCTTCTTCCTGTTGGCGGATTTGTCCGCATGGCTGGTGAAGATCCGGAAATGCATGAACTAAAGCCCGGATATTCAATCGGGATGTTATTTAACAAGGAAGACAAAGTTGAGAAAATCGTATTAAATCAAAAAGAAAAATTTCCTGATGCGCTTATGCTTGAAGTAGAGCACGCGGATTTAGAGCACAAAATGACCATTACGGGCTATGAAGACGGAAATGAAGACAGCTTGAAGACGTTTTCTGTCAGTGAAACTTCCTATTTTCTCGTAGACGGTGAGCAGATCCAGATTGCCCCGTATAACAGGCAGTTCGGATCGAAAACGGTATGGCAAAGGATTAAAGCGATAGCTGCAGGACCATTAATGAATTTTGTATTGGCCTTCGTGCTTTTAATCATTATTGGATACGTACAAGGGGTACCTTCTGACGCGCCAAAACTTGGCAAGCTTGCGGATAATGGAGCGGCGATGGAAGCTGGGCTAAAGGAAGGCGACACTATCCTTACAATTAATGGGGAAAGAATGAGCTCATGGAAAGACGATGTCGTAAAGACTGTTCAGGAAAATCCGAATAAACCGTTAGAATTTGAAGTAAACCGCGCCGGCGAAACGATGGATGTGACGGTAACTCCTAAGCCGCAAACGGTTGAAGGCGAGACTGTTGGAATTATGGGAGTTTACAGACCGACAGAAAAAGGGTTCTTCAGCCCTTATGCGTATGCTGCCAATACAACGATCGAGAATTCCACGGCGATCATTCAACACTTAGGAAGGCTTGTGACAGGACAGGTTTCAATCGATGCGCTTGCCGGACCGGTGGGAATTTATGATATGACAGGTCAAGTGGCGCGGACAGGAATCATGAATCTGCTCTATTTTGCAGCATTTTTAAGTGTGAATCTTGGTGTCATCAATCTTCTTCCGATTCCGGCATTAGATGGAGGAAGACTTTTATTCTTACTTGTTGAAGCGGTTCGGGGCAAACCGATCAATCGCGAAAAAGAAGCCTTTGTCGTCTTTATTGGCGTTGCATTTTTAATGCTGCTTATGTTGGTTGTAACATGGAACGACATACAACGGCTGTTTTTATAATGAAGGATAGATGAGGTGCAAAAATGAGACAAAGCAAGACATTAATCCCGACTCTTAGGGAGGTTCCTGCTGATGCCGAAGCAAAGAGCCATCAGCTTTTGCTGAAAGCGGGATTTATCAGGCAAAATACGAGCGGTGTTTACAGCTATATGCCGCTCGCCTACCGAGTCATTCAAAACATTCAAACAATCGTTCGTGAAGAATTGGAGCGGATCGATGCTGTCGAAATACTAATGCCTGCCCTTCAACAGGCTGAAACGTGGCAGGAATCCGGGCGTTGGTATACGTACGGTTCGGAATTAATGAGGTTGAAGGATCGTAATGGGAGAGAATTTGCACTAGGGCCAACCCATGAAGAAGTGATTACGTCCTTAATCCGTGACGAAATTAAATCGTATAAGCGCCTGCCTCTTACTGTTTTTCAAATTCAAACGAAATTCCGCGATGAGAAGCGCCCTCGTTTTGGCTTGCTGCGCGGTCGTGAATTTATCATGAAGGATGCATATTCTTTTCATAGCGATCAGGACAGCCTCGATGTCACTTACAAAGACATGTATAACGCTTATACGAAAATTTTCACCAGATGCGAATTGAATTTCAGAGCTGTCATTGCTGACTCAGGAGCGATGGGGGGCAAGGATACTCACGAATTTATGGCATTGGCTGAGGTTGGTGAAGATACGATTGCATTTTCAGATTCGTCTTCTTATGCCGCCAACATTGAAATGGCAGAAGTGAGAGAAGAGGAAGTTTCTCTCACTGAAGAACCACTTTCCTTGGAGAAAATTTCAACCCCCGCAGTCAA
This window of the Bacillus gobiensis genome carries:
- the rseP gene encoding RIP metalloprotease RseP, whose amino-acid sequence is MFVNTVIAFILIFGTLVFIHELGHLLLAQRAGILCREFAIGFGPKIFSFKKNETVYTIRLLPVGGFVRMAGEDPEMHELKPGYSIGMLFNKEDKVEKIVLNQKEKFPDALMLEVEHADLEHKMTITGYEDGNEDSLKTFSVSETSYFLVDGEQIQIAPYNRQFGSKTVWQRIKAIAAGPLMNFVLAFVLLIIIGYVQGVPSDAPKLGKLADNGAAMEAGLKEGDTILTINGERMSSWKDDVVKTVQENPNKPLEFEVNRAGETMDVTVTPKPQTVEGETVGIMGVYRPTEKGFFSPYAYAANTTIENSTAIIQHLGRLVTGQVSIDALAGPVGIYDMTGQVARTGIMNLLYFAAFLSVNLGVINLLPIPALDGGRLLFLLVEAVRGKPINREKEAFVVFIGVAFLMLLMLVVTWNDIQRLFL
- the dxr gene encoding 1-deoxy-D-xylulose-5-phosphate reductoisomerase: MKKISILGATGSIGIQTLDVLRCHPDQFQLVSMSFGSNVEQAVKIINEFKPEYVAAGSKEAYDILSSNVFSHSFSVGYGEEALAEAAVYKADFLVNALVGSVGLVPTLKAIEEKIPVALANKETLVTAGHIVKEHAKRYNVPLLPVDSEHSAIFQCLHGEQPKTIERLIITASGGSFREKKREELEGVTVKEALNHPNWSMGAKITIDSATMMNKGFEVIEAHWLFDIPYDKIEVLLHKESIIHSMVEFKDRSILAQLGSPDMRVPIQYALTYPDRLSLPSVKSLNLWEVGQLNFKKADEKRYRCLQFAFESGKIGGTMPTVLNAANEMAVEAFLNGRISFLQIEELIESSLNRHQAIARPNLQDIQEVDKETRAFVQSLLA
- a CDS encoding phosphatidate cytidylyltransferase — protein: MKIRLVTGISAGAAFVLFVLLGRLPFTLLIYLIGSISLYELLRMKRVKLSSTPGIISLLMLWTLLLPSVYEQMEIIKLTKVEAVLFGVLVLLAYTVLTKNTFSFDEAAFVILSTLYLGMGFYCFIEIRNYSGIGIEMIFYAIGVIWATDSGAYFIGKSLGKRKLWPEISPNKTVGGFVGGIIVSVVFAIVYQTITSFTDSYILILFTTVFLSIFGQIGDLVESALKRHYQVKDSGHILPGHGGMFDRFDSFLFVMPLMYFFLRFF